The Catharus ustulatus isolate bCatUst1 chromosome 13, bCatUst1.pri.v2, whole genome shotgun sequence genome includes a window with the following:
- the LOC117002351 gene encoding epidermal differentiation-specific protein-like: protein MNRITVYERANFEGLSREFTCDVPDLHELDFGNCIASLKVEGQPWIAYTDPKYEGEPHAFEEGEYPSVDRPNSFSALRLVHHDLGDPQITLYEHPSFQGACKVVTEETNLAYGYFNDRVASHVVQRGVWLLYQHPGRGGWHCLAWPGERLADYKLELNFQSRLSHLRPLRPGRPLVSARLLWEQKRVEEEREVLVDEIEGVNETESEQALAASSSREYATTLWQSFHFSNATSLKAGLSFTLTVEASNIFTVQKGRSETSTRRQRVEVQLPAKIPPRTALSIQVLRKEVTLSVPVLLTITQNENVRTEMGEYRSVSGTNVSARYSLKPLPATGREQAATKGTGTVPGTRVEL, encoded by the coding sequence ATGAACCGGATCACGGTGTATGAGCGTGCCAACTTTGAGGGGCTGAGCCGAGAGTTCACCTGTGACGTGCCTGACCTGCACgagctggattttgggaactGCATTGCCTCCCTGAAGGTGGAGGGGCAGCCATGGATTGCCTACACGGACCCCAAATACGAGGGGGAGCCGCATGCCTTCGAGGAGGGCGAGTACCCCTCTGTGGATCGGCCCAACAGCTTCTCGGCACTGCGCCTTGTGCACCATGACCTGGGGGACCCGCAGATCACCCTCTACGAGCACCCCAGCTTCCAAGGTGCCTGCAAGGTGGTGACAGAGGAGACCAACTTGGCGTATGGGTACTTCAATGACCGGGTAGCTTCCCATGTGGTGCAGCGAGGCGTCTGGCTGCTCTACCAGCATCCCGGCCGGGGcggctggcactgcctggcatGGCCCGGCGAGCGTCTCGCTGACTACAAACTGGAGCTGAACTTTCAGTCTCGGCTGTCCCACCTGCGCCCACTGCGGCCCGGGCGGCCCCTGGTCTCAGCACGTCTCCTTTGGGAACAGAAGCGGGTGGAGGAGGAGCgggaggtgctggtggatgagatTGAGGGGGTGAACGAGACAGAGTCGGAGCAGGCACTGGcggccagcagcagccgggAGTACGCCACCACGCTCTGGCAGAGCTTCCACTTCAGCAATGCCACCAGCCTCAAAGCCGGGCTCTCCTTCACGCTGACCGTGGAAGCTTCCAACATCTTTACGGTGCAGAAAGGGCGCAGCGAAACCAGCACTCGCCGGCAGCGCGTGGAGGTGCAGCTGCCGGCGAAGATTCCCCCGCGCACTGCGCTCAGCATCCAAGTCCTTCGGAAGGAGGTGACGCTCTCCGTCCCGGTCCTGCTCACCATCACCCAGAACGAGAACGTTCGTACGGAGATGGGCGAGTACCGCAGCGTCTCAGGTACCAATGTCAGTGCCCGCTATAGCTTAAAGCCACTGCCAGCtacaggcagggagcaggcagccacCAAGGGCACAGGCACAGTGCCTGGCACCAGGGTGGAACTGTAG
- the SLC6A8 gene encoding sodium- and chloride-dependent creatine transporter 1 isoform X1, translating to MDFIMSCVGFAVGLGNVWRFPYLCYKNGGGVFLIPYLLIVFVGGIPIFFLEVALGQFMKQGGIAAWNIAPLFKGLGLASMVIVFFCNSYYIMILVWGLFYLVHSLTNTLPWATCGHSWNTEQCTELFNPDLCNNVSTNATASTWTANFNCTDMTNKRSPVIEFWENKVLRLSGGLSEPGEMNWQMILCLVTTWVVVYFCIWKGVKSTGKIVYFTALFPYVVLILLLVHGVTLPGALGGIIYYLKPDWSKLVEAQVWIDAGTQVFFSYAIGLGALTALGSYNRFHNNCYRDAYILAVINSCTSFFAGFVVFSVLGFMASEQGVDISKVAESGPGLAFIAYPKAVTLMPLSPLWATLFFIMLLVLGLDSQFVGVEGFITGILDLFPQPGAGSLRRELTAALCCIICCLIDLSMVTQGGMYVFQLFDYYSASGITLLWQAFWECVVIAWVYGADRFMDDVARMIGYRPLPVMKWCWAVVTPLVCVGIFVFHVVNYKPLTYNKTYVYPWWGEAIGWVLALSSMLCIPCTVIYKLLRCKGSLRERWQLQTTPIWGQHHLEYLTPEAEAKLLAPEPPKEKATLFETVI from the exons ATGGATTTCATCATGTCCTGCGTGGGCTTCGCCGTGGGGCTGGGAAACGTCTGGCGCTTCCCCTACCTGTGCTACAAGAACGGCGGAG GCGTCTTCCTCATCCCCTACCTGCTCATCGTCTTCGTGGGCGGCATCCCCATCTTCTTCTTGGAGGTGGCCCTGGGACAGTTCATGAAGCAGGGGGGCATCGCCGCCTGGAACATCGCCCCCCTCTTCAAGG GTTTAGGTCTGGCCTCTATGGTGATCGTCTTCTTCTGCAACTCCTACTACATCATGATCTTGGTGTGGGGGCTCTTTTATCTGGTGCATTCACTGACAAacaccctgccctgggccacCTGTGGCCACTCCTGGAACACGGAGCAGTGCACGGAGCTCTTCAACCCGGACCTGTGCAACAATGTCAGCACTAATGCCACTGCCAGCACTTGGACCGCCAACTTCAACTGCACCGACATGACCAACAAGCGCTCACCAGTCATTGAGTTTTGGGA GAACAAGGTGCTGCGTCTCTCTGGGGGCCTCAGCGAGCCAGGGGAGATGAACTGGCAGATGATCCTCTGCTTGGTTACCACCTGGGTCGTCGTCTACTTCTGCATCTGGAAGGGTGTCAAGTCAACTGGGAAG ATTGTCTACTTCACGGCACTCTTCCCATATGTGgtcctcatcctgctgctggtccACGGAGTAACACTGCCTGGTGCACTGGGTGGCATCATCTACTACCTGAAGCCTGACTGGTCCAAGCTGGTTGAGGCACAG GTCTGGATTGATGCTGGCACCCAGGTCTTCTTCTCTTATGCCATCGGGCTGGGCGCCCTGACTGCACTGGGCAGCTACAACCGCTTCCACAACAACTGCTACAG GGATGCCTACATCCTGGCTGTGATCAACAGCTGCACCAGCTTCTTTGCCGGCTTCGTTGTCTTCTCTGTACTCGGCTTCATGGCCTCTGAGCAAGGCGTGGACATCTCCAAGGTGGCCGAGTCCG GTCCCGGACTGGCTTTCATCGCCTACCCCAAAGCTGTGACGCTGATGCCCTTGTCCCCGCTGTGGGCCACACTCTTTTTCATCATGCTCCTCGTGCTGGGGCTGGACAGCCAG TTTGTCGGTGTGGAGGGTTTCATCACGGGCATCCTGGACCTGTTCCCCCAGCCAGGGGCTGGCTCGCTGCGCCGTGAGCTCACCGCTGCGCTCTGCTGCATCATCTGCTGCCTCATTGACCTCTCCATGGTCACACAG GGCGGCATGTACGTATTCCAGCTCTTTGACTACTACTCGGCCAGCGGGATCACACTGCTGTGGCAGGCTTTCTGGGAGTGCGTGGTCATTGCTTGGGTCTATG gtgcCGATCGCTTCATGGACGACGTGGCCCGTATGATTGGCTACCGGCCCCTGCCCGTCATGaagtggtgctgggctgtggtgacACCGCTGGTCTGCGTG GGTATCTTTGTGTTCCACGTGGTGAACTACAAGCCGCTGACATACAATAAGACATACGTGTACCCGTGGTGGGGGGAAGCCATCGGCTGGGTCCTGGCACTCTCCTCCATGCTCTGCATCCCCTGCACTGTTATCTACAAGCTCCTGCGCTGCAAAGGCTCCTTGCGCGAG CGCTGGCAGCTCCAGACCACTCCAATCTGGGGCCAACACCACCTGGAGTACCTGACGCCAGAGGCAGAAGCCAAGCTGCTggccccagagccccccaaggAGAAGGCGACGCTCTTCGAGACTGTGATCTGA
- the SLC6A8 gene encoding sodium- and chloride-dependent creatine transporter 1 isoform X2 → MPPVPTDTAAPQPPDAPRHDAAAATAAAAAAPAGSGPGGAEGAEPPTAGEERTVTAPLVRPPGPPKEAAPERETWTRQMDFIMSCVGFAVGLGNVWRFPYLCYKNGGGVFLIPYLLIVFVGGIPIFFLEVALGQFMKQGGIAAWNIAPLFKGLGLASMVIVFFCNSYYIMILVWGLFYLVHSLTNTLPWATCGHSWNTEQCTELFNPDLCNNVSTNATASTWTANFNCTDMTNKRSPVIEFWENKVLRLSGGLSEPGEMNWQMILCLVTTWVVVYFCIWKGVKSTGKIVYFTALFPYVVLILLLVHGVTLPGALGGIIYYLKPDWSKLVEAQVWIDAGTQVFFSYAIGLGALTALGSYNRFHNNCYRDAYILAVINSCTSFFAGFVVFSVLGFMASEQGVDISKVAESGPGLAFIAYPKAVTLMPLSPLWATLFFIMLLVLGLDSQFVGVEGFITGILDLFPQPGAGSLRRELTAALCCIICCLIDLSMVTQGGMYVFQLFDYYSASGITLLWQAFWECVVIAWVYGADRFMDDVARMIGYRPLPVMKWCWAVVTPLVCVGIFVFHVVNYKPLTYNKTYVYPWWGEAIGWVLALSSMLCIPCTVIYKLLRCKGSLRERWQLQTTPIWGQHHLEYLTPEAEAKLLAPEPPKEKATLFETVI, encoded by the exons ATGCCCCCCGTTCCCACCGACACGGCCGCCCCGCAGCCGCCCGACGCCCCGCGACACGACGCCGCCGCCGCCACAGCCGCGGCCGCAGCTGCTCCCGCGGGCTCCG GCCCCGGCGGGGCGGAGGGTGCAGAGCCCCCCACGGCGGGCGAGGAGCGAACAGTGACGGCACCACTGGTGCGACCCCCTGGTCCCCCCAAAGAGGCCGCCCCCGAACGGGAGACATGGACCCGGCAGATGGATTTCATCATGTCCTGCGTGGGCTTCGCCGTGGGGCTGGGAAACGTCTGGCGCTTCCCCTACCTGTGCTACAAGAACGGCGGAG GCGTCTTCCTCATCCCCTACCTGCTCATCGTCTTCGTGGGCGGCATCCCCATCTTCTTCTTGGAGGTGGCCCTGGGACAGTTCATGAAGCAGGGGGGCATCGCCGCCTGGAACATCGCCCCCCTCTTCAAGG GTTTAGGTCTGGCCTCTATGGTGATCGTCTTCTTCTGCAACTCCTACTACATCATGATCTTGGTGTGGGGGCTCTTTTATCTGGTGCATTCACTGACAAacaccctgccctgggccacCTGTGGCCACTCCTGGAACACGGAGCAGTGCACGGAGCTCTTCAACCCGGACCTGTGCAACAATGTCAGCACTAATGCCACTGCCAGCACTTGGACCGCCAACTTCAACTGCACCGACATGACCAACAAGCGCTCACCAGTCATTGAGTTTTGGGA GAACAAGGTGCTGCGTCTCTCTGGGGGCCTCAGCGAGCCAGGGGAGATGAACTGGCAGATGATCCTCTGCTTGGTTACCACCTGGGTCGTCGTCTACTTCTGCATCTGGAAGGGTGTCAAGTCAACTGGGAAG ATTGTCTACTTCACGGCACTCTTCCCATATGTGgtcctcatcctgctgctggtccACGGAGTAACACTGCCTGGTGCACTGGGTGGCATCATCTACTACCTGAAGCCTGACTGGTCCAAGCTGGTTGAGGCACAG GTCTGGATTGATGCTGGCACCCAGGTCTTCTTCTCTTATGCCATCGGGCTGGGCGCCCTGACTGCACTGGGCAGCTACAACCGCTTCCACAACAACTGCTACAG GGATGCCTACATCCTGGCTGTGATCAACAGCTGCACCAGCTTCTTTGCCGGCTTCGTTGTCTTCTCTGTACTCGGCTTCATGGCCTCTGAGCAAGGCGTGGACATCTCCAAGGTGGCCGAGTCCG GTCCCGGACTGGCTTTCATCGCCTACCCCAAAGCTGTGACGCTGATGCCCTTGTCCCCGCTGTGGGCCACACTCTTTTTCATCATGCTCCTCGTGCTGGGGCTGGACAGCCAG TTTGTCGGTGTGGAGGGTTTCATCACGGGCATCCTGGACCTGTTCCCCCAGCCAGGGGCTGGCTCGCTGCGCCGTGAGCTCACCGCTGCGCTCTGCTGCATCATCTGCTGCCTCATTGACCTCTCCATGGTCACACAG GGCGGCATGTACGTATTCCAGCTCTTTGACTACTACTCGGCCAGCGGGATCACACTGCTGTGGCAGGCTTTCTGGGAGTGCGTGGTCATTGCTTGGGTCTATG gtgcCGATCGCTTCATGGACGACGTGGCCCGTATGATTGGCTACCGGCCCCTGCCCGTCATGaagtggtgctgggctgtggtgacACCGCTGGTCTGCGTG GGTATCTTTGTGTTCCACGTGGTGAACTACAAGCCGCTGACATACAATAAGACATACGTGTACCCGTGGTGGGGGGAAGCCATCGGCTGGGTCCTGGCACTCTCCTCCATGCTCTGCATCCCCTGCACTGTTATCTACAAGCTCCTGCGCTGCAAAGGCTCCTTGCGCGAG CGCTGGCAGCTCCAGACCACTCCAATCTGGGGCCAACACCACCTGGAGTACCTGACGCCAGAGGCAGAAGCCAAGCTGCTggccccagagccccccaaggAGAAGGCGACGCTCTTCGAGACTGTGATCTGA